The following are encoded in a window of Podospora pseudoanserina strain CBS 124.78 chromosome 6, whole genome shotgun sequence genomic DNA:
- a CDS encoding hypothetical protein (COG:Q; EggNog:ENOG503NWE0) — protein MSGRLAGKNAIVTGAAGGIGLETTILFAREGANVLMADISEEALSRAQAKVKQLVPAAGKIETTICDVSKESAVQAAVESLDAWGGVDVMFNNAGIMHARDDDAVNTPEDIWDLTQNINVKGVWFGCKHAVLSLRRHNKTKGSIINTASVVALVGSATPQLAYTASKGAVLAMTRELAIVHAREGYRFNSLCPAPLNTPLLQDWLGDDKAKRHRREVHFPTGRFGEAIEQAQAVLFLASDDSSFVNGHDFVVDGGMTKAYVTPEGPAAPAPVNNASKHSL, from the exons ATGTCCGGTCGTCTAGCTGGTAAAAACGCCATTGTCACCGGCGCCGCCGG TGGCATCGGCCTCGAAACAaccatcctcttcgcccGCGAAGGCGCCAACGTCCTCATGGCCGACATATCCGAAGAAGCCCTCTCCCGCGCCCAAGCAAAAGTCAAACAGCTCGTCCCCGCCGCCGGCAAGATCGAAACCACCATCTGCGACGTCTCCAAGGAGTCTGCCGTCCAAGCCGCCGTCGAGTCCCTCGACGCCTGGGGCGGCGTCGACGTCATGTTCAACAATGCTGGCATCATGCACGCCCGCGACGACGACGCGGTCAACACCCCCGAGGACATCTGGGATCTGACGCAAAACATCAACGTCAAGGgcgtttggtttggttgcaAGCACGCCGTCCTTTCGTTGCGGAGacacaacaagaccaagggGTCGATCATCAACACTGCGTCTGTTGTTGCGCTTGTCGGGTCGGCTACACCGCAGTTGGCGTACACCGCTAGCAAGGGTGCTGTGTTGGCCATGACGAGAGAGCTGGCGATTGTGCATGCCAGGGAGGGGTATCGATTCAACAGCTTGTGCCCTGCGCCGTTGAACACCCCTTTGCTGCAGGATTGGTTGGGCGATGACAAGGCCAAAAGACACAGGAGAGAGGTGCACTTCCCTACTGGCAGATTCGGTGAGGCCATTGAGCAGGCGCAAGCGGTTCTGTTCTTGGCCAGCGATGACAGCAGCTTCGTCAACGGCCATGACtttgtggtggatggtggtaTGACCAAGGCGTATGTTACCCCCGAGGGCCCGGCTGCCCCGGCGCCCGTGAACAACGCCTCCAAGCACAGCTTGTAA